The following are encoded in a window of Aerococcus sanguinicola genomic DNA:
- a CDS encoding SDR family NAD(P)-dependent oxidoreductase, whose translation MTRNNQDKVALITGGGSGLGRDIAEAFCQAHYQVVITGRTEETLAATVEDFSKGYEAKIHYFVADGGDEDRVQEVVSNIADKLGRIDVLINNAQAVNTGIALEDQTLDDFRLAINSGLYGTFNYMKACFPYLKESKGSIINMGSGAGITGMAGFASYAATKEAIRGLTRVAATEWSQYGINTNAICPAVLTPAFDEWSKEHPEEYQAVLASVPARKFPDGITHVGGTALYLASPAGKMLTGRTLDIDGGQNQRP comes from the coding sequence ATGACGAGAAACAACCAAGACAAGGTCGCACTAATTACCGGAGGCGGTTCGGGACTAGGGCGCGACATTGCGGAAGCCTTCTGCCAGGCCCACTACCAGGTGGTCATTACCGGACGAACGGAAGAAACTTTAGCCGCCACAGTTGAAGACTTTAGTAAAGGCTATGAAGCCAAGATCCATTACTTTGTTGCCGATGGGGGCGATGAGGACCGGGTTCAAGAAGTGGTCTCAAATATCGCTGACAAGCTGGGACGGATTGATGTCCTGATCAACAATGCCCAAGCTGTCAACACCGGCATCGCCCTGGAAGACCAGACCCTTGACGACTTCCGCCTGGCCATCAATTCAGGGCTCTACGGGACTTTCAATTATATGAAGGCCTGCTTCCCCTATCTAAAGGAAAGTAAGGGGAGCATCATCAACATGGGGTCCGGTGCAGGCATCACGGGCATGGCCGGCTTCGCCTCCTATGCCGCAACTAAAGAAGCCATCCGCGGACTCACCCGGGTTGCCGCAACCGAGTGGAGCCAGTACGGCATCAATACCAACGCCATCTGCCCCGCTGTCCTCACCCCAGCCTTCGACGAATGGTCGAAAGAACACCCCGAAGAATACCAAGCCGTCCTCGCCAGCGTCCCCGCTCGAAAATTCCCCGACGGCATCACCCACGTCGGCGGCACCGCCCTCTACCTCGCCAGCCCCGCCGGCAAAATGCTCACCGGCCGCACCCTAGATATCGACGGCGGCCAAAACCAAAGACCGTAA
- a CDS encoding cyclase family protein, which produces MTTHELLAALKAKKWVNLTHEVTEDMAIYQAFNPLEERVLTTLEETGSDNREYTLGTSHGTHIDAPAHFMAGGRIMADIPQKERYLPLYVLHLEDKVAAEPGYAVTVDDIKAFEDRYGDIPAGAFVAFSSGWYKRIYSQEAFTNTDAEGVEVTPGWSVAALEYLSRDRQVTAIGHETLNTDAGPEAAAAGDLVAQRFWLNENKFQVEVMANLDQVPAVGGVIMINAPHIKDAVAFPAEVIAVLDEEA; this is translated from the coding sequence ATGACAACACATGAACTACTCGCAGCCTTAAAAGCAAAAAAATGGGTCAACCTGACCCATGAAGTGACCGAAGACATGGCCATCTACCAGGCCTTCAACCCCTTAGAAGAGCGGGTGCTGACGACCTTGGAGGAGACGGGGTCAGACAACCGGGAATACACCCTGGGAACTTCCCACGGGACCCACATTGACGCGCCGGCCCACTTCATGGCGGGCGGCCGGATCATGGCGGACATTCCTCAGAAGGAGCGCTACCTGCCCCTCTATGTCCTCCACCTGGAAGATAAGGTCGCAGCCGAGCCAGGTTATGCGGTGACAGTGGACGATATCAAGGCCTTCGAAGACCGCTATGGCGATATTCCGGCCGGGGCCTTTGTTGCCTTCTCTTCTGGCTGGTACAAGCGGATTTATTCCCAGGAAGCCTTCACCAATACCGATGCGGAGGGAGTCGAAGTGACGCCGGGCTGGTCTGTGGCAGCTTTGGAATACTTGAGCCGCGACCGGCAAGTCACCGCCATTGGGCACGAAACTTTGAATACTGATGCCGGCCCTGAAGCCGCCGCTGCCGGTGACCTGGTCGCCCAGCGCTTCTGGCTCAATGAAAACAAGTTTCAAGTCGAAGTCATGGCCAACTTGGACCAAGTCCCTGCAGTGGGCGGTGTGATTATGATCAATGCCCCTCATATCAAGGACGCCGTCGCCTTCCCAGCCGAAGTCATTGCGGTCCTGGATGAGGAAGCCTAG
- a CDS encoding ABC transporter ATP-binding protein — protein MAYIEMIKSSKFYEMGDHRIVANDQVSFQVEKGELAIILGASGAGKSTVLNILAGMDSNDEGQVLIDGQDISNYSPRALTQYRREAVGFVFQFYNLVPNLTALENVELATEIVSDALDPVEVLQSVALDERMGNFPSQLSGGEQQRVSIARAIAKRPKLLLCDEPTGALDYQTGKQVLQILQDKCRNEGTTVVIVTHNAALAPMADRVIRMRDAKVETVELNDSPADIATIEW, from the coding sequence TTGGCTTATATTGAAATGATAAAGAGTTCCAAGTTTTACGAGATGGGTGATCACCGTATTGTGGCTAATGACCAGGTATCCTTTCAAGTTGAAAAGGGAGAACTAGCTATTATTCTAGGGGCATCAGGTGCGGGTAAGTCAACTGTCTTAAATATCTTGGCTGGTATGGACAGCAATGACGAGGGCCAGGTCCTGATCGATGGTCAGGACATTTCAAATTATAGTCCCAGGGCCTTGACCCAATACCGGCGAGAGGCGGTTGGCTTTGTCTTCCAATTCTATAATTTAGTGCCTAATCTGACGGCTTTAGAGAATGTGGAATTAGCTACTGAAATTGTCAGTGATGCTTTAGATCCAGTTGAGGTCCTTCAGTCAGTTGCTTTGGATGAGCGGATGGGAAACTTTCCCTCCCAGCTTTCAGGTGGGGAGCAGCAGCGGGTGTCGATTGCCCGAGCGATTGCCAAGCGGCCCAAACTTCTGCTCTGTGACGAACCAACGGGAGCCTTGGACTATCAAACAGGCAAGCAGGTCCTCCAAATTCTCCAAGATAAGTGTCGAAACGAGGGGACGACGGTCGTGATTGTCACCCACAATGCAGCCCTAGCTCCGATGGCCGACCGGGTGATCCGGATGCGGGATGCCAAGGTTGAGACGGTTGAGCTAAATGATAGCCCTGCAGATATTGCGACGATTGAATGGTAG
- a CDS encoding TetR/AcrR family transcriptional regulator has translation MKRQTASKDKIKAAFIDLIHDVGFNSLTVSDLARRSDINRGTFYLHYVDKYDLMTQLEEEIMDELETIFFKEEYKQAQEIDALSLIPYAAILEALQYVESQFTLIQALASPQGDPHFMSKVKDILSRLLTAKLEASKHLNFPPKDLPLPYAKEVLLSSVVSIIRLWIQRGGQESPEDIAQFIDQAKRLPPYQLITS, from the coding sequence ATGAAAAGACAGACCGCAAGTAAAGATAAAATCAAAGCAGCCTTTATCGACTTAATCCATGACGTTGGCTTCAACAGCCTCACTGTTAGCGATCTTGCCCGTCGTTCCGACATCAACCGTGGCACCTTCTACCTTCACTATGTGGACAAGTACGACCTGATGACCCAGCTTGAAGAAGAAATTATGGACGAACTTGAGACGATTTTCTTTAAAGAAGAATATAAGCAAGCCCAGGAAATAGACGCACTCAGCCTCATCCCCTATGCTGCCATCCTGGAAGCCCTCCAATATGTTGAAAGTCAGTTCACCCTCATCCAAGCCCTGGCTAGCCCCCAAGGTGATCCCCATTTTATGAGTAAAGTTAAGGATATCCTCAGCCGCTTATTGACCGCCAAATTGGAGGCGAGTAAGCACCTGAACTTTCCTCCCAAAGACCTCCCCCTCCCCTATGCCAAGGAGGTCCTCCTATCCAGTGTAGTCAGTATCATCAGGCTCTGGATCCAGCGCGGGGGCCAGGAAAGCCCCGAAGATATCGCCCAATTCATTGACCAAGCCAAACGCCTGCCACCTTATCAGCTGATCACTAGCTAA
- a CDS encoding 5-methyltetrahydropteroyltriglutamate--homocysteine methyltransferase: MTTFSKRFLTVGSLLRPKELLKYKNEIEKRDDITYPFYNDLPGYKEAEEAAVKDIVAKQVAHGLTEISDGEFQRSLWHLDFAWGLAGIVRYINDSGYHFYEEDEAGNKKDYETRRDIGLHVTGKLSGKNHPFVDHFKLVKELAPEDVAVKHTIFAPGHLYFELLALGEIGEGKFYSDLAEFRHDLAQAYKEFVKEYAEAGATILQIDDCVWSSFVGDDDEIRLESLNFDGSNYSKEELAGQLIELNNAVADYAHELGLRVYGHNCRGNYASRAFTDGAYTEVAKYFLARQHYDRFYLEWDDERAGSLSALKAFEDRPDVEVVVGALSSKTAGLDDADRAIRLLEEATKYIPKDKLYLSHQCGFASCDCGNELTEDQQWAKIDQGHEIAYRFFGE, translated from the coding sequence ATGACAACTTTTTCCAAACGATTCTTAACGGTAGGATCCCTCTTACGGCCAAAAGAACTCCTGAAATATAAAAATGAAATTGAAAAACGTGACGACATTACTTATCCCTTCTACAATGACCTGCCAGGTTACAAGGAGGCGGAAGAAGCAGCGGTCAAGGACATCGTGGCTAAACAAGTGGCCCATGGCTTGACGGAAATCTCTGACGGGGAATTCCAACGCTCGCTCTGGCATTTGGACTTCGCCTGGGGCTTGGCGGGGATTGTCCGCTATATCAATGATTCCGGCTACCACTTCTATGAAGAAGATGAAGCGGGCAACAAGAAGGACTATGAGACCCGTCGTGACATCGGCCTCCATGTGACCGGTAAATTATCGGGCAAGAACCATCCTTTCGTGGACCACTTCAAGCTGGTCAAGGAACTTGCGCCAGAGGATGTGGCGGTTAAACACACCATCTTCGCACCTGGCCACCTCTACTTTGAATTATTGGCCCTCGGTGAAATTGGGGAAGGGAAGTTCTATTCTGACCTGGCTGAATTCCGCCATGACCTGGCCCAAGCCTACAAGGAATTCGTCAAAGAATATGCGGAAGCGGGAGCGACTATCCTTCAGATCGACGACTGCGTCTGGTCCAGCTTTGTGGGCGATGACGATGAAATTCGCTTGGAATCCTTAAACTTCGATGGGTCAAACTACTCCAAGGAAGAATTAGCGGGTCAATTGATCGAATTGAACAATGCGGTAGCGGACTATGCCCATGAACTGGGGCTCAGAGTCTACGGCCACAACTGCCGCGGTAACTATGCTTCCCGGGCCTTCACTGACGGGGCTTATACCGAAGTTGCCAAGTATTTCTTAGCCCGCCAACACTATGACCGCTTCTACCTGGAATGGGATGACGAACGCGCTGGCTCTCTCTCTGCCCTCAAGGCTTTCGAAGACCGCCCCGATGTTGAGGTAGTTGTCGGAGCCCTATCCTCGAAGACAGCAGGCTTGGACGATGCCGACCGTGCCATCCGCCTCTTAGAAGAAGCAACGAAATATATTCCCAAAGACAAGCTTTACCTCTCCCACCAGTGTGGCTTTGCTTCTTGCGACTGCGGGAATGAGTTAACGGAAGACCAGCAGTGGGCGAAGATTGACCAAGGTCATGAGATTGCTTACCGGTTCTTTGGGGAATAG
- a CDS encoding LysR family transcriptional regulator — protein sequence MRLEDFKYFQTVASELSLSQAANKLYISQPSLSNAMTKLEKELDVTLFTRSSRGISLTTDGEEFLQYANQILEQMHLVERRYFDKEPPALPIFSIVCHHYAFVVEAFSRLLKRHQDKAFQASVKELRTYEVIEEVYQLRSELGVIYRSHYNRQIIDRVLSDKHLSFTPLVTAKPHIFTYKGHPLADKDRLTFDDLAPYPRLNFDQGKHNSFYFWEEVHADQEVKQSIVVSDRATIFNLMIGLNGYTISSGIINANLNGEDIIAIPLDSNEEIEIGYLTNDTHTLNPIANEFIIILENCLKEGIEKQRV from the coding sequence ATGCGCTTAGAAGACTTTAAATATTTTCAAACGGTTGCTAGCGAACTCTCCCTCAGCCAGGCAGCCAACAAACTCTACATCTCCCAGCCCTCCCTGTCCAATGCCATGACCAAACTGGAAAAAGAGCTGGACGTCACCCTCTTCACCCGGAGCTCGCGCGGCATCTCCCTGACCACGGACGGCGAAGAATTCCTCCAATATGCCAACCAGATCCTCGAACAGATGCACCTGGTGGAACGCCGCTACTTCGACAAGGAACCCCCAGCCCTGCCGATCTTCTCCATCGTCTGCCACCACTATGCCTTCGTCGTCGAAGCCTTCTCCCGCCTGCTCAAACGTCACCAGGACAAGGCCTTCCAAGCCTCGGTTAAAGAACTCCGAACCTATGAGGTGATCGAAGAAGTCTACCAATTGCGGAGCGAACTGGGCGTCATCTACCGCAGCCACTACAACCGGCAGATCATCGACCGGGTCCTCTCCGACAAGCACCTCAGCTTCACCCCCCTGGTCACAGCCAAACCCCATATCTTCACCTACAAGGGCCACCCCCTAGCCGACAAAGACCGCCTGACCTTCGACGACCTGGCCCCCTACCCCCGGCTCAACTTCGACCAGGGCAAGCACAACTCCTTCTACTTCTGGGAAGAAGTCCACGCAGACCAAGAAGTCAAACAATCCATCGTCGTCAGCGACCGGGCCACCATCTTCAACCTCATGATCGGCCTCAACGGCTACACCATCTCCTCAGGCATCATCAACGCCAACCTCAACGGCGAAGACATCATCGCCATTCCCCTCGACTCCAACGAAGAGATCGAAATCGGCTACCTCACCAACGACACCCACACCCTAAACCCCATCGCCAACGAATTCATCATCATCCTAGAAAACTGCCTAAAAGAAGGCATCGAAAAACAAAGGGTGTGA
- a CDS encoding DUF4256 domain-containing protein gives MDLNERLKSVAERFEGHLDRHPDWTWEDVLACLEGREDLVESLLAMEETGGEPDLIACEPFRRAFFADMSPESPEGRRSVCYDREARLGRKKFPPETSVEEMCQDMGTCLMPIDMYMTLQFLKPFDLKTSSWLKTTEPVRELGGAFFGDNRYGQTFLYHSGAEAYYKSRGFRSYFVMPDRDKEEKN, from the coding sequence ATGGATTTGAATGAGCGTTTGAAGTCAGTGGCGGAACGCTTTGAGGGGCATCTCGACCGCCATCCGGATTGGACTTGGGAGGATGTGCTGGCTTGTTTAGAGGGCAGGGAAGACCTTGTAGAGAGCCTCCTTGCTATGGAAGAGACGGGCGGTGAACCGGATTTGATCGCCTGCGAACCTTTTAGGCGGGCCTTTTTTGCGGATATGAGTCCGGAGAGTCCGGAAGGCCGGCGGAGTGTCTGTTATGACCGGGAGGCACGCTTGGGGCGGAAGAAGTTTCCACCTGAGACGAGTGTCGAGGAGATGTGCCAGGACATGGGGACCTGCTTGATGCCAATCGATATGTATATGACCTTGCAATTTCTAAAACCCTTTGACTTAAAGACTTCTTCTTGGCTGAAGACGACAGAACCCGTGCGTGAATTAGGCGGCGCCTTTTTTGGAGATAACCGCTATGGTCAGACTTTTCTTTACCATAGTGGGGCAGAGGCCTATTACAAATCGCGGGGCTTCCGCTCTTATTTTGTCATGCCTGATCGTGATAAGGAGGAGAAAAATTAA